The window attgtcaacataaatgcctttgattgattttaataatctaccattaattccagagtcccccagtatggcgaacatacttccctcagtaccctgtcacatgctttctctagatctacaaaacataaacacaattgtctattcctcttgtagcagttttcaattacctggcgcatactgaaaatctgatcctgatagcccctctgtggtctaaaaccacactggttttcatccaacttcctctcaaccactgatcgcaccctccctcccaagatgccagtgaatactttgcctggtatactaatcaatgagatacctcaatagttgttgcaatccttcctgttcccttacttatagttaggtgcaattactgcttttgtccaatctgaaggtaccttaccaacactccatgataatcgtattactctatgaagccatttcatctctgccttcccactatacttcaccattcaggtctaattgcatctattcctgctgcattatgacaattgagtttatttactatcctttccacttcttcaagcgtaatttcaccaacattattttcctcctccccatgagcgtggttgttcgcaacaccaccaggaagatttccttttacattgagaaaatgttaaaatattccctccacctctccagtgattccgtgggatctgttatgagttcacctgaattaccccaaacactgttcattttctttatctctcccttcctaagattctttattactgtccagaaaggtttccctgctgcttgacccagcctttccaagttattaccaaaatcttcccatgacttctttttggattcaacaactatttgttttgctctgtttctttcgtctatgTCTGCATCGGGCCTTGTTTGGattcatttctgataagccttatttttacatttaaaagctgttctcacttcatcattccaccaagatgtttgctttttctcatctttacacacagttgttcctaggcattgccttgctgtttttactacagcatccctgtatgtcatccattctctttctatatcctgaacctgcttactgcccactgttcgaaacttctcgctagtcatattcttgtacttctgtctaatttcctcgtcttggagattttctacccttattcatttgcagacagatttcactttctctaccctaggcctagagatacttagttcactacaggccagatagtggtctgtattatcaaaAAATCCTCGGAAACCTTGTACATTcataacagacttcctgaatttgaactCCAGTACTGTTAGAGACAATGGTGACAATAGCATTATCCTTCCATCGTACAAAAGCAATACCATTGTTGCATTCAATAGTGTGATGAAACTTCCCACGGGGCTCTTTAGAGAAAGCTTTCTTGTCTGGCAAGGGGCATGACATGGGTATGCGATTTTCTCTTATTGTACCAATTGTACAATtgtacaatgtcactcaatgcttcataaaacttgtcaacttcatcctcatctatgaaaatattaaaaaaatataaccaACAGAAATAAGATCTCAACAGCTCCATTATATAGTGAAGAGACTGTGATGATTTATTTCATCATTAAATTCCCAAGAATCCAGTTTGACTCCCTGTATTTGTAAACATTGGAAATCATGGTGTAACAAAGGATTCTACTCCACAGGTCAGAGATGAAGAGGCACGAGTTCCTGAAGCTAGGTCTGAACCAGTAGAAGAAGTGGATAAAGATCAACCCATGGAATCTGAAGATAAGACTGAACCAGTAGAGGAGATGGATTCAGACCAACCCATGGATTCTGAAGATAAGACTGAACCATTTGAGGAAGTAGATACAGACCAAACTCTGGATTCTGAAGATAAGGCTGAACCAGTAGAGGAAGTAGATATGGACCAAACTGTGGATTCTGAGGAAAAGACTGAACCAGTAGAGGAAGTAGATATAGACCAAACTGTGGATTCTGAAGATAAGGCTGAACCAGTAGAGGAAGTAGATGCAGACCAACCAATTGAAGCTGAAAAGCTAGTAGAAGAGGTGGATTTAGATGAACCTGTAGATTCTGAAGACAAAACTGAACCAGTAGAAGTTAGTACAGACCAGACTGTTGATTCTGAAGATAAGACGGAACCAGTTGAGGAAGTGGATACAGATCAGCCTGAGGATTCTGAAGATAAGACAGAACCAGTTGAAGAGGCAGATAAAGATGAACCTGTGGACTCTGAACAAGTAGAGGACGTTTTACCTGAAGCAGATGAAACTGCCCCTGAAGACTCACAGGAGATGCCACTTCAGGAGGAAATTTCATCCACTGAATCTCCTTCCAGTGATATGATATGTGATAAATCAGGCAAAGATGTACCTGCTCCTGAATGTATTGAGGAATGCATCTGTACAGAATCAGATGAATTATTAGATAAGGACAAAATTCCACCCACTGAATTACCTGCTAGTGATGTGGTACGTGATAAACCAGATGAGGGTGAAGTCTCTGAAGATTCACAGGAGATGCCAATTCAGGAGAAAATTTCATCCACTGAGTCACCTTCCAGTGATATGGTATGTGATAAATCAGGCAAGGATGTACCTGCTCCTGAATGTATTGAGGAATGCATCTGTACAGAATCAGATGAATTATTAGATAAGGACAATATTCCACCCACTGAATTACCTGCTAGTGATGTGGTATGTGATAAACCAGATGAGGGTCAAGTAGCTGGAGATTCACAGGAGATGCTGCTTCAGGAGAAAATTCCATCTACTGAACCACCCACTAGTGATGTGGCATATGATAAACCAGCTGAGGGTGATAAAAATGATTTAAAAGATGAAACAGATGGAATAGATGTTCACAGACTAGAAAGAGTTAGCAGCAGTACAACACAAATTGCTGATGAATTTCCCCTTCAAGACAAACAGCCTTATCGTTTAGAAAAAGTCACTAGTAGTCTGAGGGAGTGTGCTTTTGAGTTTGGTAGTTTTAAAGAAGGAGAAAATGTACCATACATTGAAGGTACTAAAGATACCACAGAACAAGTGAAGATGGAGGAAGGACAAGATGGTTCTGTTGCTCCTGAAAGTGGTGCTAATGATGTACAGGAAACTGGAGATCTCAGTGAGGAAGGAAGCCCTACTGCTCCTGAGGTTACCGCTGAAGATGCAGAGGAAACAGAAGATGGAAGTGAGCAAGTAAGTCCTATTGACCATGAAAGTAGTGTTGATGATTTGAAAGAAACAGATGGTGGTGAGGAAGTAAGTCCTATTATTCCTGAAAGTGGCACTGATGAAACAAACGAAAGAGAAGGTGTTAGTGAGAAAGCTGTTATTGCTCCTGTTGGTGGTGTTGATGAATCAAAGGAAACACCAGAGGAAATATGTTCTATTTCATTTGAAACTGGTGGAGAACAAGAGATCCCAGAGAAGAATATAGTTGATGAGAATACTGTCGATGTCCA is drawn from Anabrus simplex isolate iqAnaSimp1 chromosome 1, ASM4041472v1, whole genome shotgun sequence and contains these coding sequences:
- the LOC136857944 gene encoding uncharacterized protein — its product is MESEDKTEPVEEMDSDQPMDSEDKTEPFEEVDTDQTLDSEDKAEPVEEVDMDQTVDSEEKTEPVEEVDIDQTVDSEDKAEPVEEVDADQPIEAEKLVEEVDLDEPVDSEDKTEPVEVSTDQTVDSEDKTEPVEEVDTDQPEDSEDKTEPVEEADKDEPVDSEQVEDVLPEADETAPEDSQEMPLQEEISSTESPSSDMICDKSGKDVPAPECIEECICTESDELLDKDKIPPTELPASDVVRDKPDEGEVSEDSQEMPIQEKISSTESPSSDMVCDKSGKDVPAPECIEECICTESDELLDKDNIPPTELPASDVVCDKPDEGQVAGDSQEMLLQEKIPSTEPPTSDVAYDKPAEGDKNDLKDETDGIDVHRLERVSSSTTQIADEFPLQDKQPYRLEKVTSSLRECAFEFGSFKEGENVPYIEGTKDTTEQVKMEEGQDGSVAPESGANDVQETGDLSEEGSPTAPEVTAEDAEETEDGSEQVSPIDHESSVDDLKETDGGEEVSPIIPESGTDETNEREGVSEKAVIAPVGGVDESKETPEEICSISFETGGEQEIPEKNIVDENTVDVQEQILEPSKPKGDEIVEKPETTDEVIVHEKADGGIEEKAEIIGKEICTCSDSVEELYKKESEFTEETPTITSSPDDAIISECGTEDTDLEGKESKEDFEIDKRIESEKAFLEEEPTVQPGDSVEVMVVNHVDSKEEFIKDDSEKLDETEISYDGDTESEASDMEQSRDAQPKTNATNDFETVFKKDVIEDINLICKCSDISLTDYSPSSVENDDSEYDTALSCPDHDELFTEESYPSDTEPTPKEEYVEDIDIDVVVEKGGGGKSYSWDKGSYDAVNFEGEILFSSMAPHETTSEDSAARVSIDSVLEADDEGQETAYEVDQQVMFHYEGVRDILVQKVPKESKGSVFIPATPSKVQHDPILQQIQPMTRVSEDNQGESIIFEHTLSIQVLSL